The sequence GTCCACGTTTTCTCCTCAATTAGGATCTGGTTCTCCAAAAACCAGAGCTTAGGGCTTCCATTTCATTACACGAGAGAGTCTTCTGTCTCTCTACAAACCCCCAAACCCCAACAAACACAAGCTAAACCTTCTCAATCCCTCTCTTTCGCGACCCAGAAATGGCCGCCACAGCCTCCTCCTCATAAACCCATTCACCTTGTTCCTCCTCTTCTTTCGCAGATTCTTTCTCTTTGGGTTTTGTTTTTGTCGGAGAGTTTGATTTGGGAATCCGATCTTTTTCTTCATCGATCTTCAGTACCGGTTGTTTGGGGGTTTCTTTTCGGGTGAAAgttagggttttagggtttggttttgtattgggtattttttttttagggtttGTGATGGATGATAGTGTTCTTGATGATATTATAAAGCGACTTTTGTCTGCCAAGAATGGACGGACGACTAAGCAGGTGCAGCTTACCGAGACTGAAATTAGACAGCTTTGTTCTACGTCTAAGGAGATTTTTCTTAGCCAGCCTAATCTTCTCGAGCTCGAAGCTCCCATAAAAATTTGTGGTATATATCAAAGACTCttacttttatattttgaaagagaagggaaaaataaaatattgttcaAGGTGTAGCTTACTTGCCTCTCCTCTCAGAGTTTTACAGATTGAAGGATTGGTAATATTTCTCACTcactgtgtttttttttaatcaaaattttTAACTTATGATTTTGATATGTTTATATATCTGTCTTTTTCATTTCGGCTCCGCCGTTGCCGGTGGTCCCAGAAGAAGCTACTGTCTCCGTCTAAGTGATATATAGGTTAGGATATTGGATAATAATTTTATGCtctaattaatttgaaatctaAATCGTTTTACATCAAATTGCTTCATTTATTAAGCTTCAATTCTCTTCAATGCTTCCATTTATGTATCGCTTGAAGATTTTTCAGGGTAAATTGATTGATTTTGTAACCTAAATACTGATTCAAACTCAAAGTACTTACCTTTGTTTCATTTTCTTTTGTGGGTCGTGTCGTTTTAGGTCATCACTATAGCTcagaaagttttaatttttaaggGTTAACCAAAAACCCTGATTTGAATCTTTTTAAGGGTTTTGATCAAATTCTGCTGTTTCTGTTTTTCTTTTTGGAATGATTGATTGGTCTTTTTGGGCATTTATGGTTGCTCTGTATGTTGTCTTGTAAGTATCTATCATTTGCTTTAAGGTTTAAGAAAGTAACTGGTTACGTTTTAGTTTTAACTTATGAGAATGGTAAAAACCATTCTTGTCAGCAAAGTATTCTATTACATGTGATGCCTTAGCTATAAttgtatataaaatatgtatatatatatatatactcacgtTTCAACATTTTGTTGAAATGGAAATTCAATAACGGCGGCCTTAGCTATTTTAGTATTCATTTTCATGTGCATAGAAACTTTCTCAACTCTTTGCTAAGCTTTCATTGAAAACCATATTATCCTTTGTTACTTCAAGTTCAAATGTTTCGAAAACTTCATTATTTTCTCACCTTACTAGCTCTATTCAATTCTGTTTGTTTTCACTTCtcttttgttatttctcatcatcatgatgatgatgagaatgAGTTTCCTATCTTGGTCAAGTCTGATGTCAATTACAACACTCTTGGACCTGTTTCAAGGCTTAGTCATGGAAGCTCTCATCGGGCATTTAATGTTGACGATTTTGGAGCTAAGGGTGATGGAACAGATGACAGAAAGGTTAGCtcaaaatttttcatttttgataTGCTCAGTTAATTAGTATTTGATTTGATAATTTAGAAAATTTGAATTGGTACCATAGGCATTTAAGAAGACTTGGAAGAAGGCTTGTTCATCTGAAGGGGGTGTTTTTTTGGTCCCAAATAATAGGACTTATCACCTTAGGCCAATGAACTTTACAGGTCCTTGCAAATCTTCTCAGGTCATTGATATCATTCAAGTCATTTAATATGATAGACCTGGCTTATTATAGAAAAAATGATAGACATGGCTTAACATACCCGAGTAAGGACCTTGTTTAATTTATGATAAGTTAGTGAGTGTATAGAAATAAGGATGACAATTCACAATTAAGTCATTGTTAGCATTTTTTTGGGCATACATTAGTTAATGTTTAGTCGAGGAGCCCAGTTTGATTAACATTCGGCAAGGAGCCTAATTTCAAAAAAGAATATAGTAGTATTATATGTGGCATGCATTTCTTCTTGATAGTCTTTTACTCCATGTTACTCTGTGTTTTACTTGATTAAGTGCTACTTTTTCTCCGGTTTGTATGATGACAAAATAAGGTAAATGCAGGTACAACTTAAACCATTAATGGATCAACTTGCAAGAGTAAAAGACTTGGCTGTTCCTGAGTTTGGAACTCTTCTAGCCTGGGAATTAAGAGCAAGTGCTGCTGCACGTGCAGCAAATGGTGACGCCAATGGTAATGATCCTTCCAAATCATCCCAGAATGGTTATGGGGGACCACCAATGCCCTTTTTTGGAGAAACCAAGGTAAATTTTTCTTCCATATTTTTGGGTCTTTCCCTTTCTCTCTCTGTTTTGAGTGTGTTTTGTAGGAAGTGGAAGTAAAAAAAATGGTTGATTAGTAGAAGGATTTTGAGGGTAGGATTGTTGTTTGAGGGAAGAGATGAGATGAGTAGATGAAATTTAATTCCTTATTTTGAGCAaatttttagtttagatattgaATAGAATTTAGCTGATCAATGCTCACTTGAAGTCTACTTTGAATTTCATTTACATACTTAACCTTCAACTCTGtatcataaaataaatacaagaGGATGGAATGATAATTTTACAGTTAAAACTTTCCTCGTTCCTCTTCTTCCTCCTTCTAAACATGGGAGGGGATTTTCACTACCATTCAAGGGATGTGATTCCTCTCATACTACACATAACATGAGAATAGAGTGTGCTATTTTTCCATTCCCAATTTTACTCTATTCCTCCCTCCTATCAAAAATAGCATGGAGTCAAATAATACAAGTCTTAGATTGACCTGCTCCCAATTTTAtagataacttttttttttctggattttttttttaaattggatTATTTGTAATGATGATACTTGGCAACACTGCTGGTTTTCAGCTTTCCAGTCATCTGggatttaataaaatagtttcCAACTTGATGCTTATACAAGTTTTTGTGTTATTTGAACTCCTGGAACGCATCAGTAACGAGATTGGAAAATCTGTTTGTTTATTGGATTTCTTCCATTAATGAGTTCTGCTTTATCATTACACTTATGATAAGATGTTTTGCAATATTAGGCATTTGTTTTCCATGAAGTTGGCTTGTATGTAATTTACATGTGGGGTTTGGCAGGTGGAAGTTGCGTTTTCTGGAACTGAGGGCCAGGAAGATAAAAAATCTGAAGTTG is a genomic window of Cannabis sativa cultivar Pink pepper isolate KNU-18-1 chromosome 9, ASM2916894v1, whole genome shotgun sequence containing:
- the LOC133030788 gene encoding uncharacterized protein LOC133030788 → MFRKLHYFLTLLALFNSVCFHFSFVISHHHDDDENEFPILVKSDVNYNTLGPVSRLSHGSSHRAFNVDDFGAKGDGTDDRKVQLKPLMDQLARVKDLAVPEFGTLLAWELRASAAARAANGDANGNDPSKSSQNGYGGPPMPFFGETKVEVAFSGTEGQEDKKSEVDHTSLKVLPPWMIKQGMNLTKEQRGGEVKQEAKMDGGVSTTETSEDKKSITENDDKKNLQDEYVKAYYAALLEKQKELEAATKHIRTRNISCLSKKLRSNYQRKNGEFSCT